A window from Sphingobium sp. EM0848 encodes these proteins:
- a CDS encoding TetR/AcrR family transcriptional regulator, with protein MKIDDEDQSKGSKRLNHLLLAARHAFMKQGYQHVSVDGLARSSGVSKETIYRHFDDKQALFRAAMQGVTDEFAHDFADIFRDDDTPETILARCARAIYDRAADTDHPSPNWLAVGTAASFPELARAVGFDAVQSLIPLQAFLERLARERGGTGAVPLDIVAQFGALSAGGMRHLMGGAALDEADRELAARRVAELFLHGCAADVQGIAETRGPLREFTLEPAAPARPVENHVAHLMSVARAHFYEQGYRGAGLDEIGAIARVGRGTLYRHFGSKKGLFKAVMMEAAGEIMAKIHLILSTAQPVADNLHCAAVTVSAAMQGDAGVRLYRTVSAEAKAMPEVAHAIHDMTRERLVQPIADYLRYCSAEGLLTLDDPTWAADQFVILATGGNRYLLDPSPTEADRVDHAHLATATFLHGYLGK; from the coding sequence ATGAAGATTGACGACGAAGATCAATCAAAAGGCTCGAAACGGCTCAACCACCTGCTTTTGGCGGCGCGTCACGCCTTTATGAAACAGGGCTATCAGCATGTCAGCGTCGACGGCCTCGCCCGCAGTTCGGGCGTCAGCAAGGAAACCATCTATCGGCATTTCGACGACAAGCAGGCGCTTTTCCGTGCGGCGATGCAGGGCGTCACCGACGAATTCGCGCATGATTTCGCCGATATTTTCCGGGACGATGATACGCCCGAGACCATATTGGCCCGCTGCGCGCGCGCCATTTACGATCGAGCGGCGGATACGGATCATCCCTCGCCCAACTGGCTGGCCGTGGGGACTGCCGCCAGCTTCCCCGAACTGGCCCGCGCCGTTGGCTTCGATGCCGTCCAGAGTCTCATCCCGCTTCAGGCATTTCTTGAGCGGCTGGCCCGTGAGCGGGGAGGAACGGGCGCCGTTCCTCTCGACATTGTCGCGCAATTCGGCGCTTTGTCGGCCGGGGGCATGCGGCATCTGATGGGCGGTGCGGCACTTGACGAGGCTGATCGCGAACTGGCGGCTCGGCGGGTGGCTGAACTGTTCCTCCATGGCTGTGCCGCAGACGTTCAGGGCATTGCGGAAACGCGCGGCCCGCTTCGGGAATTCACACTCGAACCGGCGGCACCGGCCCGTCCGGTAGAAAACCATGTCGCGCACCTCATGTCCGTCGCGCGCGCCCATTTCTACGAACAGGGCTATCGCGGGGCGGGCCTGGATGAAATCGGCGCGATCGCCCGGGTCGGCCGGGGCACATTATACCGCCATTTCGGCAGCAAGAAGGGGCTGTTCAAGGCGGTGATGATGGAGGCCGCCGGCGAAATCATGGCGAAGATACACCTGATCCTTTCCACCGCGCAACCAGTTGCCGACAATCTGCATTGTGCGGCGGTCACGGTCTCCGCAGCGATGCAGGGGGATGCGGGCGTGCGCCTCTACCGAACCGTCAGCGCGGAAGCGAAAGCGATGCCGGAAGTCGCGCATGCAATCCATGACATGACGCGCGAGAGGCTGGTTCAGCCTATCGCAGATTATCTGCGCTATTGCTCGGCGGAAGGTCTGCTGACGCTGGACGACCCGACGTGGGCGGCCGATCAATTCGTCATATTGGCGACCGGCGGCAATCGTTATCTTCTCGATCCATCACCCACGGAAGCGGACCGGGTCGATCATGCACACCTTGCCACAGCGACCTTTCTCCACGGCTATTTAGGGAAGTAG
- a CDS encoding amidohydrolase family protein, whose product MAEFDLVIRGGRVVDGTGGAPFVADIAVQGGRIAKIGTFDGRGAEEIDASGLIVTPGFVDAHTHYDGQAIWSDRLNPSSAHGVTTAVLGNCGVGFAPCRAEDRETLINVMEGVEDIPGVVMADGLSWEWESFPEYLDTLDRRTLDIDVAAYLPHSPLRVYAMGARGAEREAASADDLAKMRVLAREAVDAGALGFATSRQFIHRTRDGAQIPSFDASQAELEAIAAGLSDAGKGIIQLVLDVPHLDWNSEVEALTRLVRSSGRPATFTLGTANEGPPEWNAALAQVAKANAEGARITAQVFPRPIGLIVGHNLSVNPFGLCPTYQSIEKLPLAAKVAELRKPETRAALLAEKPVDGHPLAAIGRSWNWMFKLGNPPNYAPSPDESVAAQAERAGISPEELVYDWLLEDDGDAMLYVAIGNYYEGKLDAVEELLNHPDTIVGLGDGGAHYGVICDASYPTFLLTYWTRDREGTRLSLPQAIRMLAADPARALGLNDRGLIALGYKGDLNLIDVEKLALHAPRLTRDLPAGGRRLDQTADGYVATIVSGEVIARNGQPTGKLPGRLVRGEQPAPSLAA is encoded by the coding sequence ATGGCGGAATTTGATCTGGTCATCCGCGGTGGACGTGTGGTCGACGGGACCGGCGGCGCGCCGTTCGTGGCCGACATTGCGGTGCAGGGTGGTCGCATTGCGAAAATCGGCACGTTCGATGGCCGGGGTGCGGAGGAAATCGACGCGAGCGGGCTGATCGTGACCCCCGGCTTTGTCGACGCCCATACGCATTATGACGGTCAGGCGATCTGGTCGGACCGGCTGAACCCGTCATCGGCGCATGGTGTGACGACTGCCGTGCTCGGGAATTGCGGTGTGGGGTTCGCCCCCTGCCGCGCCGAAGATCGCGAGACGTTGATCAACGTGATGGAGGGGGTGGAGGACATTCCCGGCGTCGTGATGGCGGACGGCTTGAGTTGGGAGTGGGAAAGTTTTCCCGAATATCTGGACACGCTCGACCGCCGCACGCTCGATATCGACGTCGCGGCCTATCTTCCCCATTCTCCGCTGCGTGTTTATGCCATGGGCGCGCGCGGCGCGGAGCGCGAAGCGGCATCGGCGGACGACCTTGCCAAAATGCGGGTGCTGGCACGGGAGGCCGTGGACGCGGGCGCGCTGGGCTTCGCCACGTCGCGCCAGTTCATTCACCGGACCCGCGATGGCGCGCAGATTCCCAGCTTCGACGCTTCCCAGGCTGAGTTGGAGGCCATCGCGGCCGGACTGAGTGACGCGGGGAAGGGCATAATCCAGCTCGTGCTCGATGTGCCGCATCTGGACTGGAATAGCGAGGTCGAGGCGTTGACGCGGCTGGTGCGTTCATCCGGCCGGCCCGCGACCTTCACGCTGGGTACGGCCAATGAAGGGCCGCCCGAATGGAATGCGGCGCTGGCCCAGGTCGCAAAGGCCAATGCGGAGGGCGCACGGATCACGGCGCAGGTCTTTCCCCGCCCCATCGGGCTGATCGTCGGCCATAATCTGTCGGTCAATCCATTCGGCCTTTGCCCAACCTACCAGTCCATCGAAAAGCTGCCGCTGGCCGCCAAGGTGGCGGAATTGCGGAAGCCCGAAACGCGTGCGGCCCTGTTGGCGGAAAAGCCCGTCGATGGCCATCCGCTGGCCGCGATCGGCCGGTCGTGGAACTGGATGTTCAAGCTGGGCAATCCGCCCAATTATGCGCCATCTCCGGACGAAAGCGTCGCCGCACAGGCTGAACGCGCGGGGATTTCGCCCGAAGAACTGGTTTATGACTGGTTGCTGGAGGATGACGGCGACGCCATGCTCTATGTTGCCATCGGTAATTATTATGAGGGCAAGCTCGACGCGGTCGAAGAACTGCTCAACCATCCGGACACAATTGTCGGGCTTGGTGATGGCGGCGCGCATTATGGCGTGATCTGTGATGCGAGTTATCCGACCTTCCTGCTGACCTACTGGACCCGCGATCGTGAAGGGACGCGGCTTTCATTGCCGCAAGCCATCAGAATGCTGGCGGCGGACCCGGCGCGTGCGCTTGGCCTCAATGATCGGGGACTGATCGCTCTCGGCTATAAGGGCGACCTCAACCTGATCGATGTAGAGAAGCTGGCGCTGCATGCGCCGCGCCTCACACGCGACCTGCCGGCGGGAGGGCGGCGTCTGGATCAGACGGCGGACGGCTATGTCGCCACCATCGTCAGCGGTGAAGTCATCGCGCGCAACGGCCAGCCCACCGGGAAGCTGCCCGGCCGTCTGGTGCGCGGGGAGCAGCCTGCGCCCAGTCTCGCGGCCTGA
- a CDS encoding FadR/GntR family transcriptional regulator, giving the protein MGSERKDRTERQFATEEGSLRIHQAIARQLGTAILMGTHKPGDLFEGEIEASERLHVSRTAYREAVRILIAKGMLESRPKAGTRVLPRSRWNVLDPEMLAWMFAGEPDRDFIRDLFELRGVIEPAAAEFAARRRTEEQLAVMTLALADMESHGLSTPDGRAADQRFHHAILAATHNDALAALASSVGAAVGWTTTFKHRKKLLPRDPLPDHKAVYQAIAARDTAAARNSMVELLRLALADMDIALAEPARN; this is encoded by the coding sequence TTGGGGAGCGAGCGCAAGGACAGGACGGAACGTCAGTTTGCGACGGAGGAAGGCTCGCTCCGCATCCATCAGGCCATTGCCCGGCAACTGGGCACCGCGATCCTGATGGGCACCCACAAACCCGGCGACCTGTTCGAAGGGGAGATCGAGGCGTCGGAGCGGCTCCACGTCTCCCGCACCGCCTATCGGGAGGCGGTGCGCATTCTGATCGCCAAGGGCATGCTGGAAAGCCGCCCCAAGGCAGGAACCCGCGTGCTGCCGCGCAGCCGCTGGAATGTGCTGGACCCGGAGATGCTGGCCTGGATGTTCGCGGGCGAGCCGGATCGCGACTTCATCCGCGACCTGTTCGAACTGCGGGGCGTGATCGAACCGGCGGCGGCGGAGTTCGCCGCGCGCCGACGCACGGAGGAACAGCTTGCCGTCATGACGCTGGCGCTGGCGGATATGGAAAGCCATGGCCTGTCCACCCCGGACGGCCGGGCAGCCGACCAACGGTTCCACCATGCCATATTGGCCGCGACGCATAATGACGCGCTAGCCGCGCTGGCCAGCTCCGTCGGCGCGGCGGTGGGCTGGACCACCACCTTCAAGCATCGCAAGAAGCTGCTGCCCCGCGATCCCCTGCCCGATCACAAGGCGGTCTATCAGGCCATCGCCGCTCGCGACACCGCCGCCGCGCGCAACAGCATGGTGGAACTGTTGCGGCTGGCGCTGGCGGACATGGATATCGCGCTGGCGGAACCGGCCAGGAACTAA
- a CDS encoding Gfo/Idh/MocA family protein translates to MTIRAGLVGLGKIARDQHLPAIGKVDGIELVALASRNAQGEGVSNYHDLGAMLAGEPELDAVILCQPPQVRYQAARQAILAGKHVFLEKPPGATVSEVEALIALARRQGVTLYASWHSRYAAAVAQARAWIAERRIERISIQWREDVRHWHPGQPWIWEAGGFGVFDPGINALSILTEIVPEPVTLLSASLEVPENKDAPIGADLKMATASGAPVEAVFDWRQTGPQTWDIAVETSNGSLLLSEGGNMLRLDGEVQMKAPDEEYPAMYRRFVDLVADRAIDADIAPLRLVADAFLCGRHCPTTRFED, encoded by the coding sequence ATGACGATCCGGGCAGGTCTGGTCGGGCTGGGCAAGATCGCGCGCGATCAGCATCTGCCCGCGATCGGGAAGGTCGACGGCATCGAACTGGTCGCGCTCGCTAGCCGCAATGCACAGGGCGAAGGGGTCAGCAATTATCATGACCTCGGCGCCATGCTGGCGGGCGAGCCGGAACTCGATGCCGTCATCCTCTGCCAGCCGCCGCAGGTGCGCTATCAGGCGGCGCGGCAAGCTATCCTTGCCGGCAAGCATGTGTTCCTCGAAAAGCCGCCGGGGGCCACCGTGTCGGAAGTGGAGGCCCTGATCGCGCTGGCGCGGCGTCAGGGCGTCACCCTCTATGCAAGCTGGCACAGCCGCTATGCCGCCGCCGTCGCGCAGGCCAGGGCGTGGATCGCGGAACGGCGGATCGAGCGCATCTCCATCCAGTGGCGGGAGGATGTCCGTCACTGGCATCCGGGCCAACCGTGGATCTGGGAAGCAGGCGGCTTCGGCGTGTTCGACCCCGGCATCAACGCGCTGTCGATCCTGACGGAGATCGTGCCGGAACCCGTCACCTTGCTCTCCGCCAGTCTGGAAGTACCGGAGAACAAGGACGCGCCCATCGGCGCGGACCTCAAAATGGCGACAGCTTCAGGCGCGCCGGTGGAGGCTGTGTTCGACTGGCGCCAGACCGGGCCGCAGACCTGGGACATCGCCGTCGAAACCTCGAACGGCAGCCTGCTGCTTTCTGAAGGCGGCAATATGTTGAGGCTGGACGGCGAAGTCCAGATGAAGGCCCCGGACGAGGAATATCCGGCCATGTACCGGCGCTTCGTCGATCTGGTGGCCGATCGCGCCATCGATGCCGACATCGCACCGCTGCGTTTGGTGGCGGATGCCTTCCTTTGCGGACGGCATTGCCCTACGACAAGGTTCGAAGACTGA